The following proteins are encoded in a genomic region of Micrococcaceae bacterium Sec5.8:
- a CDS encoding HAD family hydrolase, with the protein MTTLTETSVAGNDDRRENTRNNTNTAAQKLMVALDVDGTLVDHDGHMSVPVREAAQDVVAAGHHVTIATGRSLNATLPIIEHIGIENGYAVCSNGGVTLRLDPSLPDGYEIVHKATFDPGPALRALRKRLPSAKYALEDADGNFLSTERFQDASFGVEAIGVDFQTMLEATAVRVVVFSSENTPEEFNTAIRHIGLAGVTYSVGWTAWLDIAAAGVTKASALEHLRARLSIEAHRTVAVGDGRNDIEMLTWAARGVAMGQAPQEVIAAADEVTHSVFDDGAAHVLRSLLL; encoded by the coding sequence ATGACAACATTGACTGAAACCTCAGTCGCCGGCAACGATGACCGGCGAGAGAACACCCGGAACAACACGAACACCGCAGCCCAGAAGCTGATGGTTGCGCTCGACGTCGACGGCACCCTGGTGGACCATGACGGCCACATGTCCGTTCCCGTCCGGGAAGCCGCCCAGGACGTCGTGGCAGCGGGACACCATGTCACCATCGCGACCGGCCGGTCGCTGAACGCGACCCTGCCCATCATTGAGCACATCGGCATCGAAAACGGTTACGCCGTCTGCTCCAACGGCGGAGTCACCCTGCGGCTGGATCCCAGCCTGCCCGACGGCTACGAAATTGTGCACAAGGCGACCTTCGATCCGGGCCCCGCGCTGCGGGCATTGCGCAAGCGGCTGCCCTCGGCCAAATACGCGCTGGAAGACGCGGACGGAAACTTTCTCTCCACCGAACGTTTCCAGGACGCCAGTTTCGGTGTCGAGGCCATCGGCGTCGACTTCCAGACCATGCTCGAAGCCACGGCCGTGCGCGTTGTGGTCTTCAGTTCCGAGAACACCCCCGAGGAGTTCAACACCGCCATCCGCCATATCGGCCTGGCCGGTGTGACGTATTCGGTGGGGTGGACGGCATGGCTGGACATCGCCGCCGCAGGGGTGACCAAAGCGAGTGCACTTGAGCACCTCCGGGCCCGGCTGAGCATTGAGGCGCACCGCACGGTGGCCGTCGGCGACGGCCGCAACGACATTGAGATGCTGACCTGGGCCGCCCGCGGCGTCGCCATGGGCCAGGCGCCGCAGGAAGTCATCGCCGCCGCGGACGAGGTCACCCACTCCGTTTTCGACGACGGCGCCGCCCACGTGCTGCGGAGTCTGCTGCTTTAG
- a CDS encoding helix-turn-helix domain-containing protein yields MFTLTINQTDSRRDGDCVPQLLKDLRHIPARLDFDRSVEDEVQGIVDCPRQAVEAAMIALRTGSWYVGIGVGPVNEPLPNQIKDASGHGLIYARRAVDRLRNGKDRIPVAVEGPLAELAAEAEAVLRLLGHIVHDRSPAEWRVLDLLTPGVRGQQKTVAEELGITTQAVSKAVARAQWNEEHAARPAAARLLGLILEVR; encoded by the coding sequence ATGTTCACGCTGACCATCAACCAAACCGACAGCCGGCGCGACGGCGACTGCGTGCCGCAGCTCCTCAAGGACCTGCGGCACATTCCGGCGCGCCTCGATTTTGACCGCTCCGTGGAGGACGAGGTCCAGGGCATCGTGGACTGCCCACGCCAGGCTGTCGAAGCGGCGATGATTGCCCTTCGGACCGGCAGCTGGTACGTCGGCATCGGCGTCGGGCCTGTCAACGAGCCCCTGCCGAACCAGATCAAAGACGCCTCCGGCCACGGACTGATCTATGCCCGCCGCGCCGTCGACCGGCTCCGCAACGGCAAGGACCGCATTCCGGTGGCGGTGGAGGGCCCGCTGGCCGAGCTGGCAGCGGAGGCCGAGGCCGTGCTGCGCCTGCTGGGGCACATTGTGCACGACCGGAGCCCGGCGGAATGGCGGGTCCTGGACCTGCTGACCCCCGGCGTCCGCGGACAGCAGAAAACCGTCGCCGAAGAACTCGGAATCACCACCCAGGCGGTCAGCAAGGCCGTGGCCCGGGCGCAGTGGAACGAGGAACACGCGGCGCGGCCCGCCGCGGCCCGGCTTTTAGGCCTGATCCTCGAGGTGCGCTGA